Proteins encoded by one window of Vigna radiata var. radiata cultivar VC1973A chromosome 5, Vradiata_ver6, whole genome shotgun sequence:
- the LOC106762570 gene encoding protein DETOXIFICATION 40, translating to MGSVETEPLLSGFSAGEETPRSNSKHVSDGELERILTDDTLPFLRRLGAAFWVEFKLLFFLAAPAVFVYVVNYVMSMSTQMFSGHLGNLELAASSLGNNGIQLLAYGLMLGMGSAVETLCGQAYGAQKFGMLGTYMQRSTVLLSLAGILMTVVYVLSEPILLFLGESAEIAAASALFVYGLIPQIFAYAVNFPIQKFXQAQSIVAPXAYISAGXLVXHLVLSXLXVYKIGLGLLGASXTLSLSWWIIVIAQFVYIVKSPKCKQTWQGFTLQAFSGLPSFFKLSAASAVMLCLETWYFQILVLLAGLLPQPELALDSLSVCTTLSGWFNMISVGFQAAASVRVGNELGAGNPKSASFSVVVVTGISFIISAIIAIVILALRDVISYAFTGGEVVAAAVSDLCPLLALAILLNGVQPVLSGVAVGCGWQAFVAYVNVGCYYGVGLPLGAVLGFYFDYGAKGIWLGMLGGTAMQTVILLWVTFRTNWNKEVEEAAKRLKKWEDTKEELLE from the exons ATGGGTTCGGTGGAGACGGAACCGCTCTTGTCAGGGTTTTCTGCAGGAGAAGAAACTCCTCGCTCAAATTCCAAGCACGTGTCCGATGGGGAACTTGAGAGAATTCTCACAGACGACACCCTCCCTTTCCTCCGCCGTCTCGGGGCCGCCTTTTGGGTGGAGTTCAAGCTCCTCTTCTTCCTCGCCGCCCCTGCTGTGTTTGTCTACGTCGTCAACTACGTCATGTCCATGTCCACGCAAATGTTCTCCGGTCACCTCGGTAATCTTGAACTCGCCGCCTCCTCCCTCGGCAACAACGGCATCCAACTCTTAGCTTATGGCCTCATG TTAGGCATGGGGAGTGCAGTTGAGACGCTGTGCGGACAAGCATACGGTGCGCAGAAGTTCGGGATGCTAGGTACATACATGCAGCGCTCAACTGTGCTTCTTTCATTGGCCGGCATCCTTATGACCGTCGTATACGTGTTAAGTGAGCCAATTTTACTCTTCCTCGGCGAGTCCGCGGAAATTGCGGCGGCATCGGCGCTTTTCGTGTACGGTTTGATTCCTCAGATCTTCGCGTACGCGGTGAACTTCCCTATCCAGAAGTTTNTGCAGGCGCAGAGCATAGTGGCGCCGAGNGCATACATCTCAGCGGGGNCGTTAGTGNTGCATCTGGTGCTGAGCTNGTTGGNGGTGTACAAGATTGGGTTGGGACTCTTGGGAGCGTCANTGACGCTGAGCCTGTCGTGGTGGATCATCGTGATTGCTCAGTTCGTGTACATCGTGAAGAGCCCGAAGTGCAAGCAGACGTGGCAGGGGTTCACGTTGCAGGCATTTTCCGGGTTACCGTCGTTCTTCAAGCTGTCTGCAGCTTCCGCCGTTATGCTGTGTTTGGAGACGTGGTATTTTCAAATTCTGGTGCTGCTCGCAGGCCTGCTTCCTCAACCTGAATTGGCCCTTGATTCGCTATCAGTTTG TACTACACTTTCTGGCTGGTTTAACATGATCTCCGTAGGATTCCAAGCTGCCGCAAG CGTGAGGGTGGGTAACGAACTCGGAGCAGGAAATCCAAAATCAGCATCCTTTtcggtggtggtggtgacaGGGATTTCTTTCATCATATCAGCTATTATAGCAATAGTGATTCTTGCACTTAGGGATGTCATTAGCTATGCCTTCACAGGGGGTGAAGTAGTTGCTGCTGCAGTTTCAGATCTTTGCCCTCTGCTTGCTCTTGCTATTCTCCTCAACGGCGTCCAGCCCGTCTTATCtg GGGTGGCTGTTGGATGTGGCTGGCAAGCTTTCGTGGCTTATGTAAACGTGGGTTGTTATTATGGAGTTGGCTTACCACTGGGAGCGGTTCTAGGCTTTTATTTCGACTACGGTGCCAAG GGAATATGGCTGGGAATGCTTGGTGGCACAGCCATGCAAACAGTGATTCTATTGTGGGTTACATTTAGAACGAACTGGAATAAGGAG GTGGAGGAAGCAGCCAAGAGGTTGAAGAAATGGGAGGACACGAAGGAGGAATTACTAGAATAA